The DNA segment CCGCAACGACTCGCGTTTGGCAAACTCGGGATCGTTATCGGTGACGGCAAAGCTGTACGTTTGCAGCGATGGTACGTCGGTGAACGGGTTGCCAATAAACATGCCCGCCGACAACCCCACGGGATCTTCTTCAACTTGTTGAGCGATACGGATACTTTCGCCAAAACGACCGCTCGAAGTGATCAGTTCATCTCCACGAACCAGAGCCGGAATTGTCGTTTTTACCATGACCGGTTTGACCTCGCCCGATTCGATTCGCAGCAGCAATCGAGCCGCCCGTTGTCCGGTTTCATAGAAGTCGACATGGGGATAAGTGTGGTAGGCGACGATCGCATCGCTGTGCTCGATCATGCGTTCACTGAGAATGCCGTGAAGGTCAAGCGACAGCACGATGGGAATCTGTTCGCCCAAAATCTTCCGCGTCTCGGCAAGTAAATAACCTTCGGGATCGAGTTCTTGCTCGCTGGCCATCGCCCCATGCATACAAAAGTAAACCGCATCGACAGGTGGCGCCGCACGAATGCTGTCGAGAAACTCTTGCGAGATGCGTTCCCACGCCTCGGTAGCCAACGTCCCTCCTGAGGTAATAAACGCCGCGCTGTACGTGGGCACGATCTCAACGTCTTCGATCGGATCGAAGACGCTCAGCGCGCCTCCGATTTCATTGTGTACACGACGGTGGTAACGGAGTAGGTCCTCACCGTGGTGAACCGCAAAGTCATCGTAGCGGCTTAGCTGCGGATTGAAGGTTGAAACTTCTTGTTTGCATTCCGCAATTAAAATTTTGGGCATAACGGTAGGCTCAATCGCGTTGGATTCGTTCGTAGTCTTTGGGAAACAAATAAATAATGCCCAGGATCAACAGCACGGCGGCCACTGCAAACGCAATCGATGTATAGGAAAGCATTCGCTCCAGTCCGACCGACTTTTTCCAGATACCTCCGACCAATGGTGCAAAACCGGACAGCGCGGCACCACAAAAATTCAGCAACCCCACCGCGGACGCGCGAGTATTGGCGGGCACGACCTCGAAGGCGGCTGGAAAGACATTGCCAATGAAAAAACCGCTAAACAAACCGAAACCGGCGGCGGCAATCCGTGTCGCATTAAGCGAGTCTGCGGTACCGATCCAGTGCAGGCACGGGGCACATAGCATCAAACTAATCGCCATCAACCACAGCCTTGCTGCCTTGGTGCGCAAAAACAGTTTGTCCGCCAAAATGCCCCCTCCAAGCAACCCGATCAACGTGGTGCTCTGAATATAAGCGGTGGCGGTAAACGCGGCTTCGCCAAGATCGAGTGCATACTTTTCATAAAGAAAGTTGGGAAGCCAACTGTACAACATCCAGAGCCCAAACACGAATGTAGGAAAGACAACGCAGAGCAGCAAAAACGTCGGTACCTTCACCAATTCAGGGATCGCCCAAGAGCTATCGGATCGCTTGGTTTCGATCTCCGCATCCTCGTCGACCGTGCGTAAAAACAGGGTATACGGCAGACAGTACAGCAGTCCGACCGCGCCGAGGATGAAGAAGGCTTCACGCCAGTAACCTTGATGTGCCATCCAGCCACCGAACCAAGCGCCGACCACCGTACCGACGATCTGAGCCGTCGTCAGCGTCGCCACCGCGCGTGAACGTTTTTCGGGCGGATGAGCATTCGACGTCAACGCGATTGCGGCGGGCATATACATCGATTCGGAAACCCCCATCGCGGCGCGAAACGCAAGCAAGATAAAAGCGGAGGTCGCCAATCCGGTTCCAACGGTCACCAAACTCCAGATCGCCAGACTCACGACCACCAGCACGCGTTTGGAATACTTGTCAGCGATCTGGCCCGCCAATGGGCACCCGATCCCATAGACCCACAGGAAGATCGATCCGGTTAATCCCAGTTCGCGGTCGGTGAGTCCCAGATCGGATTGCAGTACCGGGAACATCGCAAACACCGCTTGCCGGTCGCAATAGTTCAAAAAGTAGGCGAACCACATGAATGCGACGAGGTAGGTCGTTTGGTGTCCGCGCTGCTTGATTTTAGAAAGTGTCAAAGGGAACGCCGACAATGGAGTTGAAGAATGGGATTTCTTAGGGCCGTCGGAACAATAACTATCGTCGCAATGCTCGCCAGAGCGTGGGTCCACCGCTTGGCGACGGTAGTTACGCAACGTCGACCGCCACATCATCCACTGTGGGAATCTGAAAACGTGGCGATCACGTTTTCGGGAACATCATGGGCAAGGCAGACGGCGATGTCGCCTTGTTGTGTCACTGTGGGGCCGCGATGTGCGATCACGACTCCCGACGAGGGAGCTTCGATGATTGTGGGCTGACGGTCAGGACGTTCGATAAAGTGAATCGCCCCAATCGGTTGCCCGGCGTCGACATCGTCCCCCACGTCCACCAAGCTTTCATACAACCCCGATTCCGCCGCAAAGATATAGTCCCCTGAATCAAGTGCCTGAACCCAACGTGTCGGAGATAGGCCCAGGCTGCTCCGTGTCTGCTCTTGCCCCTCCAGTACGCCGACGTGAATCAACACGTTGCGAAGCCCATCTTGGGAAAGTCGATGAACCGCTCGCGTGGTAACCTCGCCACCTCCCATCTCGGTCGTCACCACCGTCTTCCCCTGACTTTCGGCTTCCACCGGCAGCAATCCTGTGCCGGCGATGTCGCTGTACAAGAATGCCAAGTCGGTGTTGTAGGCCATGGTGGCGCCCGCCATTCGTCGGCGTTGCGCCAGATCTTCCACCAAATGCATGTGGGCACAGGGAAAGAAGTAGACGCCGCGTCCGCCGGTATGCAGATCGATCACCACGTCGCTTAAGGGAAACAGAACGGTGGTTAAATAGTGGGCAATGATTTGAGAGACCGTGCCCCCTGGGTCTCCCGGAAAGCAACGATTCAGATTCATCCCGTCGACGGGCGACAATCGCGTCGACGCTTTCGCAGCCGGCATGTTCAGCGACGGAATTAGAATCACACGACCGGTGATTTCTTCCAGATTCAGTTCTCGCAGCAGTCGCATGATCGCAATCTGCCCGGGATACTCATCACCATGGTTGCCAGCCATCAACAAGACCGTGGGGCCCTCCCCTCGTGCGATCGTTGCGATCGGAATTTGCAGTTGGGCCCAACCGCTCAGGTTGTACGAGTAGGGAACCGTTAAAATTCCCACTTGCCGACCCGGCGCAGAGAAATCAATCTCCGTCTTAATTGGTGAATTCGTCATCGTGTTGTTTGACTTTTGGCGGGAGTTAAGAGGCGGGAAGCGGGAGGTACTACTCGGACTGGGCAACTACATGGGCAGCCACAAAGTCTTCATTTAGGGTGACACCAAGCCCAGGTCGATCGGGGACTTCGATCCAGCCGTCTTCGGCTTGGATTTTTTCAATCGCTAATTCGTGCCGCATCGGTTCGTCCTCGACGCAATCTTCAAACAGGAACGCGTCGCGGCAGGTGCTCAACCAATGCAAACTTGCCGCCTCGGTTAGTGGGCTGGTGTAACAGTGGTTACATGGGCGCGCTCCGATTTCCTCAATGCGTTGACGCAGATAGGCGGCGTCGGTGAAACCGTTTCGAGCGATATCGATTTGGTAAACATCCAACGCTCGAGCATCGATTAACGGCCGAAACGCGGTCCGTCCGCACTCTTCTTCGCCCGCCGCGATTGGGATTGGCGAACGATCGCGAAGCCACCGATAACCTTCGACGTCATCGGGACGTAGTGGTTCTTCAAGCCATTCGACATCGAACTGCGAAAATGCGTGCGCACGCCGCAGGGCTGTCCTCGCATCCCAAACACATCCGGCATCGACCAACAGCGTGGCCTCTTTGATTCCTTCGCGGGCGCCGGCGACAAGATCCAGATCGACCGCTTCGGATTCCCCCATCGGCTCCCAACCGAATTTGACCGCCGTGTAGCCGTTTTCGATCCAGCGTTGTCCGATCTCGCGGGTCTCGGCACCGTCTTTGCCAAATAGAATCGACGCGTAAGCACGGAATCGGTCGTGTTGCTTACCGCCCAGCAGTCGGTGGATCGGTTCACCAAAATGTTTGCCTTTCAAATCCCACAGCGCCATGTCGATGGCACTCATCGCGGAAAGGGTGACACTCGATCGTCCGAAATACATCGTTTGGCGATACATCTTCTGCCATAACCGATCGGTCTCCAGCGGATTTTCACCGATCAATATCTCACGCAGGCCGCAGGCGATGTTGTGTGAAAACGGAGCGTCGATGATCGCCTTGACCACCTCGGGCGACGAGTCGGCTTCGCCAATGCCTTCAAGTCCGTCTTCGGTACGGATGCGAACGAGCACTAAGTCCTGGCAGCTGGCTGTCTTGTTGACAACCGATTCGGATCGCAACACTTGGCAAATGATTTGAGCAATTTTCATTCAGCTTCGCTTTCGTGGTCATTGTCTTGATGGGGCATCGGATGGAAACGTGTCCGCTCCACTGGGGGCTTAAAAAGTGCAGCTTCAATCGGTGTTTTCCTGGACGGATTGTCGGAAGGACAACGGAAGTTCGCCCTTAGCTGAGAATGGAATGGGCGACCTTTCCGTGTACGTCGGTTAAACGGAAATCACGGCCAGCGTATCGATAAGTCAATTTTTCATGGTCCAGCCCCATCAGGTGCAACATGGTCGCGTGCAGGTCGTGGACATGGACTCGGTCCTCCACCGCAGCGAATCCAAATTCATCGGTCGCTCCGTGAACGTGACCCCCTTTGACTCCGCCCCCTGCCATCCATGTGCTAAATCCCCAGTGATTGTGGTCGCGCCCATTCAACGAGGGCAGTTCAGCGACGGGAGTACGTCCGAATTCGCCTCCCCACAAGACAAGCGTCGAATCCAGCAGACCTCGTTGTTTCAAATCGGCTAGGAATGCTGCGAGCGGTTTGTCCCATTGGCCACATAAGGTTCGCAGCCCACTCTCGATGTTCGAGTGGTGATCCCAAGCTTGACCACCGGCATGCCATACCTGAGTGAAGCGAACGCCACGTTCGACCAACCGTCGCGTTAACATCAGTTGTCGGCCCTGTAGCGAGTCTCCGTACATCTCGTGAATGTAGGCAGGTTCCTGGCTCAGATCGAACGCATCGGATGCTTCGAACTGCATCCGATAAGCTAATTCATAGGACTCAATCCGGGCCTCCAGCTGCGGATCGGCACCACTGCTTTGCAGATGGCGTTGGTTCATCGCCTGCAATAGATCAAGCTGACCACGTTGAACGCGGGGATCCTGCGGATTGTTGATGTTTTCGATTAACCGCGAATAGTCCGCTTTGCCGGTATCCACGTGCGTACCCTGCATTGCCCCGGGCAAAAATCCGGAGTGCCAATTCTGGGATCCGACCACCGGAACGCCGTTTGGACACAGCACCACAAATCCGGGCAAATTGTCATTCAACGATCCAAGCCCGTAATTTACCCAGGATCCAAAACTCGGCCGCGGTTGATTGTTGTCACCACAGTTCATCAACAGTAGCGACGGTTCGTGATTTGGGATGTCCGCATGCATCGACCGGATCACACACATGTCATCGATGTGCTGGGCTGTTTGCTGGAATAATTCGCTGACCTCGATCCCCGATTCTCCGTAGCGAGAAAACTTAAACGGGGACGCCATCGCGCCCCCTGTTTTGCGTTCCGTCGGCAAGGCCGGATTCGGCAGCGGTTTACCATGGTATTTTTTGAGTGCCGGTTTCGGGTCAAACGTGTCGACGTGCGACGGTCCTCCATTCATGAATAGATGGACGACTTGTTTTGCCGTGGCCTGATGGTGCAGTGCCGTTGAACCCGCGTTGGCTTCATGCGCAGCGACACTCGCCAGACCGAGCATGCCGATGCCCATCCCGGATCGTCGCAACATCTCGCGACGATTGCAAACCGGGTTGCCAATGGAGACGCCCGCCGCGGCAGGATTGAGCCCCTTGGATGGGGCATTCTTGGGTTGGTTCATGGAGTTCTCAATCGATAAAGTGGAATTCATTCGACATCAACAGCACTTGAGCCACACCCTGTAACGGCGTGATCCGGATCGGGTCTTCGGGCCGGAACTGATCGCCGTAGTTCCAGCTTTGCACTGCAGGCGGTTCGGTTTTGGATGTCGACGGATCGGACGCAACCTCGGCAATGGTTGGCGACCAGGCAAACGAATCATGGCCGAGCGCCCCATGGATATCGACGACGAAGTCCAGCGTTTCGCCGCTCGCCAATGAGACCGATTCAACGGGAGTGTCGACGGAGTCTTGGTGCAGTACAAACGGCCCGGCAATCCGACGCCCGCCTGCGAAGATTTGACCGCGGATACCATCCCCCGGTTCTTTGTCATGCGTCAACGTTCCGGTGACCGAAACATTCATGTCGGAGGGAGCGGTCCAACGTATCACGGCGGCGGTTTTCGGCGTGTTGCCAGGATGTCCCCCCGTCGCATTCAAGAACACCCAGCCGAGTTTGCCATCGGGCAGATTGGGGCCGCCCTGAAACTGAGTCCCATTGAAGAAAGGCAATTTCGCGAACTTACCTAGCACGTCGGGATCCGTTGCAACGTCGGCGTAGCCGTAGGACCAGTTCGACGGAGGCAGCGGGGGTTCCGTTTGACGCT comes from the Roseimaritima multifibrata genome and includes:
- a CDS encoding M81 family metallopeptidase — its product is MPKILIAECKQEVSTFNPQLSRYDDFAVHHGEDLLRYHRRVHNEIGGALSVFDPIEDVEIVPTYSAAFITSGGTLATEAWERISQEFLDSIRAAPPVDAVYFCMHGAMASEQELDPEGYLLAETRKILGEQIPIVLSLDLHGILSERMIEHSDAIVAYHTYPHVDFYETGQRAARLLLRIESGEVKPVMVKTTIPALVRGDELITSSGRFGESIRIAQQVEEDPVGLSAGMFIGNPFTDVPSLQTYSFAVTDNDPEFAKRESLRIADRFWENHAHMRIPLLSLDAMADIACSHSEGTIALIDAADATSSGASGDSNAILRKLIESGYTGRTLVPIVDADAVAQAFSAGVSATISTTIGGSLDPERFQPLEMTLTVRSLSDGHFHSESFGERWFAGPTAVLESDNFTLVVSSRAVSLYDRSFFYAHGQNPKTFDAVVVKSPHCQHHMYAAWCTEMVNVDAPGSASANLPYLGHTRCPRPIFPLDADVTFTRQTKTFQRQR
- a CDS encoding MFS transporter, which codes for MTLSKIKQRGHQTTYLVAFMWFAYFLNYCDRQAVFAMFPVLQSDLGLTDRELGLTGSIFLWVYGIGCPLAGQIADKYSKRVLVVVSLAIWSLVTVGTGLATSAFILLAFRAAMGVSESMYMPAAIALTSNAHPPEKRSRAVATLTTAQIVGTVVGAWFGGWMAHQGYWREAFFILGAVGLLYCLPYTLFLRTVDEDAEIETKRSDSSWAIPELVKVPTFLLLCVVFPTFVFGLWMLYSWLPNFLYEKYALDLGEAAFTATAYIQSTTLIGLLGGGILADKLFLRTKAARLWLMAISLMLCAPCLHWIGTADSLNATRIAAAGFGLFSGFFIGNVFPAAFEVVPANTRASAVGLLNFCGAALSGFAPLVGGIWKKSVGLERMLSYTSIAFAVAAVLLILGIIYLFPKDYERIQRD
- a CDS encoding succinylglutamate desuccinylase/aspartoacylase family protein, producing MTNSPIKTEIDFSAPGRQVGILTVPYSYNLSGWAQLQIPIATIARGEGPTVLLMAGNHGDEYPGQIAIMRLLRELNLEEITGRVILIPSLNMPAAKASTRLSPVDGMNLNRCFPGDPGGTVSQIIAHYLTTVLFPLSDVVIDLHTGGRGVYFFPCAHMHLVEDLAQRRRMAGATMAYNTDLAFLYSDIAGTGLLPVEAESQGKTVVTTEMGGGEVTTRAVHRLSQDGLRNVLIHVGVLEGQEQTRSSLGLSPTRWVQALDSGDYIFAAESGLYESLVDVGDDVDAGQPIGAIHFIERPDRQPTIIEAPSSGVVIAHRGPTVTQQGDIAVCLAHDVPENVIATFSDSHSG
- a CDS encoding mandelate racemase/muconate lactonizing enzyme family protein — encoded protein: MKIAQIICQVLRSESVVNKTASCQDLVLVRIRTEDGLEGIGEADSSPEVVKAIIDAPFSHNIACGLREILIGENPLETDRLWQKMYRQTMYFGRSSVTLSAMSAIDMALWDLKGKHFGEPIHRLLGGKQHDRFRAYASILFGKDGAETREIGQRWIENGYTAVKFGWEPMGESEAVDLDLVAGAREGIKEATLLVDAGCVWDARTALRRAHAFSQFDVEWLEEPLRPDDVEGYRWLRDRSPIPIAAGEEECGRTAFRPLIDARALDVYQIDIARNGFTDAAYLRQRIEEIGARPCNHCYTSPLTEAASLHWLSTCRDAFLFEDCVEDEPMRHELAIEKIQAEDGWIEVPDRPGLGVTLNEDFVAAHVVAQSE
- a CDS encoding DUF1501 domain-containing protein, with protein sequence MGIGMLGLASVAAHEANAGSTALHHQATAKQVVHLFMNGGPSHVDTFDPKPALKKYHGKPLPNPALPTERKTGGAMASPFKFSRYGESGIEVSELFQQTAQHIDDMCVIRSMHADIPNHEPSLLLMNCGDNNQPRPSFGSWVNYGLGSLNDNLPGFVVLCPNGVPVVGSQNWHSGFLPGAMQGTHVDTGKADYSRLIENINNPQDPRVQRGQLDLLQAMNQRHLQSSGADPQLEARIESYELAYRMQFEASDAFDLSQEPAYIHEMYGDSLQGRQLMLTRRLVERGVRFTQVWHAGGQAWDHHSNIESGLRTLCGQWDKPLAAFLADLKQRGLLDSTLVLWGGEFGRTPVAELPSLNGRDHNHWGFSTWMAGGGVKGGHVHGATDEFGFAAVEDRVHVHDLHATMLHLMGLDHEKLTYRYAGRDFRLTDVHGKVAHSILS